The Acidianus manzaensis genome has a window encoding:
- the glmS gene encoding glutamine--fructose-6-phosphate transaminase (isomerizing), with amino-acid sequence MCGIIGIIAKDKKEALASITVQCLERLEYRGYDSVGIASIKNNQIEIRKAKGKLEEVVKKLNILSMSGDTFLGHTRWATHGEPTDYNAHPHTDCTNSIAVIHNGTIRNFNELKEELISLGHTFKSETDTEIIPHLIEEFKKRGMKNFEAFQSAVKAIQGTYAILAIIKDEENKIYFAKKDNPLVIGIADKMNFISSDIPSFLPYTNKIIILIDGDIGYITNKEVYIENFGKPVKIEDRTKIITWDASAASKEGFEHYMLKEIHESPIAVEDTISGMIAEIDKIKESVKLINSARRIIVTAAGTSYHAGLLFSILLQREGYNALPIIASEYYNLKTTEEDVILAISQSGETLDVIQAIKKFKQNGSSIISLTNIIESAIARESDVKLYTRAGPEIGVAATKTFTSQVAALMLLYNFISQKDYSYLSKIKEIIRYALNYQGEARLIGEELSTKNNAYYLGRGLSLPLAMEAALKIKEIAYLHAEAYPAGESKHGPIALVEKGFPVIFINDGELTEDLQNNVQEMKARKAITYGISVNKKLNTDKELLLTTDEKLSIFAIIPIIQLIAYYASVKRGNDPDKPRNLAKTVTVE; translated from the coding sequence GTGTGCGGAATAATAGGAATAATAGCAAAGGACAAGAAAGAAGCATTAGCAAGCATAACAGTGCAATGCTTAGAAAGACTAGAATATAGAGGATATGACAGCGTAGGTATAGCTTCGATTAAAAATAACCAAATAGAAATAAGAAAAGCAAAAGGAAAATTAGAAGAAGTAGTGAAAAAACTCAACATTCTATCAATGTCAGGAGACACATTCCTAGGCCACACTAGATGGGCTACACATGGAGAGCCAACAGACTATAATGCTCACCCACACACAGATTGCACAAATTCCATTGCAGTTATTCATAATGGCACAATAAGAAACTTTAACGAACTAAAAGAAGAACTAATTTCCTTAGGCCATACTTTCAAAAGTGAGACAGATACAGAAATAATTCCACATTTAATAGAAGAATTCAAAAAAAGAGGAATGAAAAACTTTGAAGCTTTCCAGTCAGCTGTAAAAGCAATACAAGGTACTTATGCAATTCTAGCTATTATAAAAGATGAAGAAAACAAAATATATTTCGCAAAAAAGGATAACCCTCTAGTTATTGGAATAGCAGATAAAATGAATTTTATTTCAAGTGATATACCAAGTTTCTTACCATACACTAATAAAATTATTATCTTAATAGATGGAGATATAGGATATATAACGAATAAAGAAGTATATATAGAAAACTTTGGAAAACCAGTAAAAATTGAAGATAGAACAAAAATAATTACTTGGGATGCTTCAGCAGCATCTAAAGAAGGATTTGAACACTATATGCTAAAAGAAATCCATGAAAGTCCGATAGCTGTAGAAGATACAATATCAGGAATGATAGCAGAAATTGATAAAATTAAGGAAAGTGTAAAGTTAATAAATTCAGCTAGAAGAATAATAGTAACTGCAGCAGGAACAAGCTACCATGCTGGATTATTATTCTCGATCTTACTCCAAAGAGAAGGGTACAATGCACTTCCAATTATTGCATCAGAATATTATAACCTTAAAACTACAGAAGAAGACGTCATATTGGCAATAAGCCAAAGTGGAGAAACTCTTGATGTAATACAAGCAATTAAAAAATTTAAACAAAATGGATCTTCTATAATATCATTAACCAATATAATAGAAAGCGCAATAGCTAGAGAAAGTGACGTTAAACTTTATACTAGAGCAGGACCAGAAATTGGAGTAGCAGCAACAAAAACATTCACGTCTCAAGTAGCTGCACTTATGCTATTATATAATTTCATTTCTCAAAAAGATTATTCGTATTTATCAAAAATAAAAGAAATAATTAGATATGCATTAAATTATCAAGGAGAAGCTAGACTAATAGGTGAAGAATTATCAACAAAAAATAACGCTTATTATCTAGGCAGAGGATTATCACTACCATTAGCAATGGAAGCAGCACTAAAAATAAAAGAAATAGCATATTTGCATGCAGAAGCATATCCTGCAGGAGAAAGCAAACATGGTCCAATAGCTCTAGTTGAAAAAGGATTCCCAGTAATATTTATAAACGATGGAGAATTGACAGAAGACTTACAGAATAATGTACAAGAAATGAAAGCTAGAAAAGCAATAACTTACGGAATAAGTGTAAATAAAAAATTAAATACAGATAAGGAATTATTACTAACAACAGATGAAAAGTTGTCAATATTTGCAATAATTCCTATAATCCAATTAATAGCATATTACGCTTCAGTCAAAAGAGGAAATGACCCAGATAAACCTAGAAATCTAGCAAAAACGGTGACTGTAGAATGA
- a CDS encoding threonyl-tRNA synthetase editing domain-containing protein has translation MIQLFIHASQFSYEVKEKAIENAEEDYLPALQKNNALVVFTTVEKEDDNETVKKAIENINDIFSKVKASCVVIYPYAHLSSNLAEPKKAIEILKEVEKKLNNVEVYRAPFGWYKAFSISCYGHPLSELSRRITKTVEYSKSEEMAICEKFGFPYSAKASFMKTAVIEYIKEIIKPESVIIGNTDKIEQNNKNIMIIKYIKQEGRQLPCVNEDPKIKIIITKNPEDFFPEEFSDSKNTYKIWEKVNNGISIDLGNLLYYILLNAKKNDTPSLPLWLAPIHVRLLPVKKEFEEQAINFANQLISQQIRAEVDNKEDSLGNKIRRAGMDWIPFIAIVGEREVKTNALTVRIRGKNEQKSLTIEEIAGIIKNEDKLLLKQNLPVKMFD, from the coding sequence ATGATACAACTTTTCATTCATGCATCACAATTTTCTTACGAAGTAAAAGAAAAAGCTATAGAAAATGCTGAAGAAGATTATCTACCAGCTTTGCAAAAAAATAATGCTTTAGTAGTTTTTACAACAGTAGAAAAAGAAGATGACAATGAAACAGTTAAAAAAGCTATAGAAAATATAAATGATATTTTTTCAAAAGTTAAAGCTTCCTGCGTAGTTATCTATCCCTATGCTCACCTTTCTTCTAACTTAGCAGAACCTAAAAAAGCTATAGAAATTTTGAAGGAAGTAGAAAAAAAATTGAATAATGTAGAAGTATATAGAGCTCCGTTTGGATGGTATAAGGCATTTTCAATTTCCTGTTACGGACATCCCTTAAGTGAATTGTCAAGAAGAATAACAAAAACTGTAGAATATTCTAAATCGGAAGAAATGGCAATATGCGAAAAATTTGGATTTCCGTACTCAGCTAAAGCGTCATTCATGAAAACAGCTGTAATAGAATATATAAAGGAAATAATAAAACCAGAAAGTGTAATAATAGGAAATACAGACAAAATAGAACAAAATAATAAAAATATCATGATTATCAAATACATTAAACAAGAAGGAAGACAATTACCATGCGTAAATGAAGACCCTAAAATAAAAATAATAATAACAAAGAATCCAGAAGACTTTTTCCCGGAAGAATTTAGTGATTCCAAAAATACATATAAAATCTGGGAAAAAGTAAATAATGGAATATCAATAGACCTGGGAAACTTATTGTACTATATCCTACTTAACGCAAAGAAAAACGATACTCCTTCATTACCACTATGGTTAGCTCCAATTCACGTAAGATTATTACCAGTTAAAAAAGAATTTGAAGAGCAAGCAATAAATTTCGCTAATCAACTAATTTCACAACAAATAAGAGCTGAAGTTGATAATAAAGAAGACAGTCTAGGAAACAAAATTAGAAGAGCAGGAATGGATTGGATACCTTTTATAGCAATAGTAGGAGAAAGAGAAGTAAAAACAAATGCACTAACAGTAAGAATAAGAGGCAAAAATGAACAAAAAAGCTTAACAATAGAAGAAATTGCAGGCATAATAAAAAATGAAGATAAACTACTTTTAAAGCAAAATTTACCGGTGAAAATGTTTGATTGA
- a CDS encoding glycosyltransferase, with product MLSIVIPAYNEEKRIANTLAELKKLFPNSEIVVVFEGNDKTAEIAKRFNVKVIKNSKRLGKGASIKKGLEISTGDKIMLIDADFPTTVEDLEKLIEQSNDYDLVIPKRKILGMPLKRRFLHGAFIIIVKIFFPCLHSFSDFQSGIKILKKDKVKTIVNDLIINDLLFDVNLVYLFRKHHFKTKEIEISYLHDETNSKISKRLLKVIILMFLSIIKLRVYFSPFKKVLNTKTYLKAQNFILEKLR from the coding sequence ATGTTATCTATAGTAATACCAGCGTACAATGAAGAAAAAAGAATAGCAAACACGCTAGCAGAGCTAAAAAAACTCTTTCCTAACTCAGAAATTGTAGTAGTCTTTGAAGGAAACGATAAAACAGCAGAAATAGCAAAAAGATTCAACGTAAAAGTAATAAAAAATTCAAAAAGACTAGGAAAAGGAGCTTCAATAAAAAAAGGTTTAGAAATTTCAACTGGAGACAAAATAATGTTAATAGATGCAGATTTTCCTACAACAGTAGAAGACCTTGAAAAACTAATAGAACAAAGCAATGATTATGATCTAGTTATACCCAAACGAAAAATACTAGGAATGCCATTAAAAAGAAGATTTCTTCACGGAGCCTTTATAATTATAGTTAAAATCTTCTTTCCATGCTTACATTCTTTCTCTGACTTTCAATCTGGAATAAAAATATTAAAAAAAGATAAAGTGAAAACCATAGTAAACGATCTAATAATAAATGATTTACTATTTGATGTAAACTTAGTATACTTATTTAGAAAACATCATTTTAAAACAAAAGAAATAGAAATAAGTTACTTACATGATGAAACCAATAGCAAAATATCTAAACGCTTACTCAAAGTAATCATACTAATGTTTTTATCTATAATCAAACTTAGAGTCTACTTCTCACCATTTAAAAAAGTACTAAATACAAAAACATACCTTAAGGCGCAAAACTTCATCCTAGAAAAACTAAGATGA
- a CDS encoding sugar phosphate nucleotidyltransferase: MKALVLAAGKGEGLYPYTKNQQKETISILGKQIISYALEGIKKAGVNEAIIVTNDQTKKDLEINVDISYEIVNQKTPEISGAVKDGMEKIDDETFLLAFGDIIAPPEFYMSLMNSYVTGSSKAVFSLVPVYEGMQTYGLAKIIDNKIEITKENTTLALAGAYIIPKGDFTDLLEYFKSLSNSSRYFIWSGKWIDIGYPEDLINAIELLLSDKKTIISENAEISKTAIIGKGIIIDDKAIVDDYAVIKGPAYIGKEAYIGSYSLIRDYTSIEANVKIGAYTEITHSLIGEKAEIGSKSYLTFSVVGKNTKIGASTITVSYPANPVRSKENKLGALISPGEEIPHGSIIGPNFKK; this comes from the coding sequence ATGAAAGCCTTAGTTCTAGCAGCAGGAAAAGGAGAAGGATTATATCCATATACTAAAAATCAACAAAAAGAAACGATTTCTATATTGGGAAAGCAAATTATATCATATGCTCTAGAAGGAATAAAAAAGGCAGGAGTTAATGAAGCTATTATCGTAACAAATGATCAAACAAAAAAAGATCTAGAAATTAACGTAGATATTTCTTACGAAATAGTTAATCAAAAAACTCCAGAAATATCTGGAGCAGTAAAAGACGGTATGGAAAAAATAGACGATGAAACATTCTTATTAGCATTTGGAGACATAATAGCCCCTCCAGAATTTTACATGAGCCTAATGAATTCATATGTTACTGGAAGCTCAAAAGCAGTATTCTCACTAGTCCCAGTTTACGAAGGAATGCAAACATATGGATTAGCAAAAATAATAGATAATAAAATAGAAATAACTAAAGAAAATACTACTCTAGCATTAGCAGGAGCTTATATAATTCCAAAAGGAGATTTCACAGATTTATTAGAATATTTTAAATCACTATCAAACTCCTCAAGATATTTCATATGGTCAGGCAAGTGGATAGACATAGGATATCCAGAAGATTTAATAAATGCAATAGAATTACTACTATCAGATAAAAAAACAATAATTTCTGAGAATGCAGAAATTTCAAAAACAGCAATAATAGGCAAAGGAATAATAATAGATGATAAAGCAATAGTAGACGATTATGCAGTAATAAAAGGACCAGCATATATAGGAAAAGAAGCATATATAGGATCATATTCCTTAATTAGAGATTATACATCAATAGAAGCAAACGTAAAGATAGGAGCTTACACAGAAATAACACATTCACTAATAGGAGAAAAAGCGGAAATAGGATCAAAAAGTTATTTAACATTTTCTGTTGTAGGTAAAAACACTAAAATAGGAGCATCAACAATAACAGTAAGTTACCCAGCAAACCCTGTAAGAAGCAAAGAGAACAAACTAGGAGCACTAATATCTCCTGGTGAGGAAATACCACATGGCTCAATAATAGGACCAAACTTTAAAAAATAA
- the mvk gene encoding mevalonate kinase produces the protein MIEVKIPLKITLFGEHAVVYGEPAIAATISEKMKIRIIPNDKMILKSNSLSIKGIKVNLDEMKLESEETGKILSYILSTINYFKDEIGKQKNALIEIESPVEPSVGLGTSAAVVVGTVAGYSKLLGLDLEKEEIAKISYKIEKSVQGGLGSRMDTYTTALGGIMYFPPKEGYEKINKKLNITAGYIRRIATTAETLKRVKSIREKDEDLFNQIISTIGKIVEKAKKAIYQENEEELGELMYINHGLLMALGVTLPPIDNLVSTAKTLGILGCKISGGGGGGSIICTKDERAKILLSTIGAKIIDSDIIDDGVTITEIN, from the coding sequence TTGATTGAAGTCAAAATCCCACTAAAAATAACGCTTTTTGGAGAACATGCAGTAGTTTACGGAGAACCTGCTATAGCTGCAACAATATCTGAGAAAATGAAAATAAGAATTATACCAAACGATAAGATGATACTAAAATCAAACTCACTATCGATAAAAGGAATAAAGGTAAATTTAGATGAAATGAAATTAGAAAGTGAAGAAACAGGGAAGATTCTTTCATACATCCTTTCTACTATAAATTATTTCAAAGATGAAATAGGAAAACAAAAAAATGCGTTAATAGAAATAGAATCACCAGTAGAACCGTCAGTAGGATTAGGAACTAGCGCAGCAGTAGTAGTTGGTACAGTAGCAGGGTATTCAAAACTTCTCGGCCTTGATTTAGAAAAAGAAGAAATAGCTAAAATATCGTATAAAATTGAAAAAAGTGTACAAGGAGGATTAGGCAGTAGAATGGATACTTATACTACAGCATTAGGAGGAATAATGTATTTCCCTCCAAAAGAGGGATATGAAAAGATTAATAAAAAACTCAACATTACAGCCGGATATATAAGGAGAATAGCTACAACAGCAGAAACGCTAAAAAGAGTAAAATCTATAAGAGAAAAAGATGAAGATCTATTTAACCAGATAATATCCACTATAGGAAAAATAGTTGAAAAAGCAAAAAAAGCTATATATCAAGAAAATGAAGAAGAATTAGGAGAACTAATGTACATAAACCACGGTTTACTTATGGCATTAGGAGTTACACTACCACCAATAGATAATTTAGTATCAACAGCAAAAACACTAGGAATTTTAGGTTGCAAAATAAGCGGAGGAGGAGGTGGAGGATCAATAATATGCACAAAAGATGAAAGAGCAAAGATCTTACTTTCAACTATAGGAGCAAAAATAATAGACTCTGATATAATAGACGATGGAGTAACGATAACAGAAATAAATTAG